In the Streptomyces sp. 3214.6 genome, AGCCGGTCCGGCAAGAGGGCACACTCGATTACACCCGTAGGAGCTACGCGGGGCCGGGCAGGGCAAAGCAGGGAAACACGGGGCAAGCGGAGCAAGCGGGGCAACGCAGGGCTACTCGCAGGCGCAGGTGCCGAGTTCGAACCACACGGTCTTGCCCGGTCCGTCCTGGCAGCAGCCCCAGCGCCGGGCGAGCGCGTTCACCAGGAACATGCCCCGGCCGCTCTCCGTGCCGCCCGCGTGCAGCACCTGCGGGGTGCGGCGGCCGGTGTCGGCGACCTCGCAGCGCAGGACGCCGTGTGCGGCGCTCAGGGTGAGGCGGAAGCGGCTCGCGCTGTGCAGCAGGGCGTTG is a window encoding:
- a CDS encoding ATP-binding protein encodes the protein MLRLSGGNGPLPDPAPQYGAYPQPPIGAGHWSVEYDPRPSAVREARAQVRRQLEGWGLADREELVDTAELLVSELTTNALLHSASRFRLTLSAAHGVLRCEVADTGRRTPQVLHAGGTESGRGMFLVNALARRWGCCQDGPGKTVWFELGTCACE